The following proteins come from a genomic window of Acanthopagrus latus isolate v.2019 chromosome 5, fAcaLat1.1, whole genome shotgun sequence:
- the LOC119019156 gene encoding protein HIRA isoform X1, translated as MKLLKPSWVSHNGKPIFSVDIHPDGTKFATGGQGEDSGKVMIWNMAPVLREEDEKNENIPKMLCQMDNHLACVNCVRWSNNGLYLASGGDDKLVMVWKRAAFIGPSTVFGSSSKLANVEQWRCVTILRNHTGDVMDVAWSPHDVWLASCSVDNTIVIWNARKFPEMVTCLRGHTGLVKGLTWDPVGKYIASQADDHSLKVWRTVDWQMEANITKPFSECGGTTHVLRLSWSPDGQYLVSAHAMNNSGPTAQIVERDGWKTNMDFVGHRKAVTVVKFNPKIFKKKQKNGSSPKPSCPYCCCAVGSKDRSLSVWLTSLKRPLVVIHDLFDKSIMDISWTLTGLGMLVCSMDGTVAYLDFSLDELGDPLNEEEKNSIHQNIYGKSLAITSTEAQLSTTIIENPEMLKYQQERQNSAQANSGPGSAGPESSAPKLNSVMNGESLEDIRKNLLKKQVETRTADGRRRITPLCIAQLDTGDFSPALFNSAPILPSGSSMSNQLSSQLSSDSSPGPASSLGLRPTHDPMLTSPPPNSAVKGLEDNKDGVKPCLLLTSASKIEPMKALDSRFTERSKATPGVTAAISSIAGLMPLDSRPKDGISALKDVKSKEDTSSDSEDKMAAINKNLSFSKRKPDLLMDGGEVVEKRKKGRPRKDKMAAPIAQPFTQITPPAEREPSRVAAPPAAAVAALKLPTPSIKKAFSLQVSMEPSVFLEVENEVTVVAGSRLSQLRCSRDGRDWNTLLPSSVVTAAGSSDVLAVACQDRMLSVFSSCGRRLLPAIQLATPVSALHCSAHFVMVLTAGATLSVWDVQKQKALVKNESLLTILSGADITVSQSLLTQQGVPVIGLSNGKSYCFSSSLETWTLIADNGDSLVQCADFRSCLPTHDAPVSSGPLAVMQGRNLNAGRLASRLSSTPHHLQQSMTLAFLENQQAAALTLQSAQEYRYWLLIYARFLVNEGSEYRLRELCKELLGPVHKSAATAWEPTTLGLRKRELLREVLPVIGENLRFQRLFTEYQDQLELLRNK; from the exons ATGAAGCTGCTGAAGCCGAGCTGGGTGAGCCACAACG GCAAACCCATATTTTCAGTTGACATCCACCCTGATGGGACAAAATTTGCAACTGGTGGCCAAG GAGAGGACTCTGGCAAGGTGATGATATGGAACATGGCACCAGTactcagagaggaggatgagaagaatGAGAATATTCCCAAAATGCTTTGCCAGATGGACAATCACCTAG catgTGTGAACTGTGTGCGTTGGTCCAACAATGGGCTGTACCTGGCATCAGGAGGAGATGACAAGCTGGTCATGGTGTGGAAGAGAGCTGC gTTCATTGGTCCGAGCACAGTGTTCGGGTCAAGCAGTAAGCTGGCCAATGTGGAGCAGTGGAGGTGTGTCACTATCCTGAGGAACCACACAGGAG ATGTGATGGACGTGGCGTGGTCTCCTCATGATGTGTGGCTGGCCTCCTGCAGCGTGGACAACACTATCGTCATCTGGAATGCTCGCAAATTTCCTG AAATGGTGACGTGTCTGCGAGGACACACTGGGCTGGTCAAAGGTCTAACGTGGGATCCAGTGGGGAAGTACATCGCCTCCCAGGCCGATGATCACAGCCTCAAAGTGTGGAGGACAGTGGACTGGCAGATGGAGGCTAACATCACAAAACCGTTCAGCGAG TGTGGCGGGACGACCCACGTCCTCCGTCTGTCTTGGTCTCCTGACGGTCAGTACCTGGTATCAGCCCATGCCATGAACAACTCTGGTCCCACCGCTCAGATCGTGGAGAGAGACGGCTGGAAGACTAATATGGACTTTGTAGGCCACCGTAAAGCTGTCACTGTGGTG AAATTCAACCCAAAGATTTttaagaagaaacagaagaacgGCAGCTCTCCAAAACCCAGCTGTCCATATTGCTGCTGCGCTGTTGGCAGCAAAGACCGATCGCTCTCCGTCTGG cTGACCTCTCTGAAACGCCCTCTGGTGGTCATCCATGATCTGTTTGATAAATCAATCATGGACATTTCATG GACCCTGACAGGTCTGGGGATGTTGGTGTGTTCGATGGACGGCACTGTGGCCTACCTGGACTTCTCTCTGGATGAACTGGGAGACCCGCtgaatgaggaggagaag AACAGCATCCATCAGAACATCTACGGTAAGAGTCTGGCTATAACCAGCACCGAGGCTCAGCTGTCCACCACCATCATCGAGAACCCCGAGATGCTCAAATATCAGCAGGAGCGACAGAACTCGGCCCAGGCCAACTCTGGACCGGGCAGTGCTGGGCCCGAATCCTCAGCCCCAAAACTCAACAGTGTGATGAACGGAGAGTCTCTGGAGGATATCAGGAAG AACCTTCTGAAGAAGCAGGTGGAGACGAGAACCGCAGATGGCAGAAGACGAATCACGCCACTCTGTATCGCTCAGCTGGACACTGG GGATTTCTCGCCAGCTCTGTTCAACAGTGCTCCCATCCTGCCCTCTGGCTCCTCCATGTCCaaccagctctcctctcagctcagctctgacTCCAGCCCTGGACCGGCCTCTTCTCTGGGGCTCAGACCCACCCACGACCCTATGCTCACCTCGCCTCCACCCAACAGCGCCGTCAAGGGCCTGGAGGACAACAAGGATGG TGTGAAACCGTGTCTACTGCTCACATCAGCCTCCAAAATCGAACCAATGAAAGCTTTGGACTCTAGGTTCACAGAGAGGTCAAAGGCTACACCAGGGGTCACAGCCGCCATCTCCTCCATTGCTGGACTCATGCCTCTGGACAG CAGGCCAAAAGACGGCATCTCTGCCCTGAAAGATGTAAAATCGAAAGAAGACACAAGTAGCGACAGCGAAGACAAGATGGCTGCCATCAACAAAAACCTGTCCTTTAGCAAGCGGAAACCCGATCTGCTGATGGACGGAGGAGAGGtggtggagaagaggaagaagggacGGCCCAGGAAAGACAAGATGGCTGCTCCCATTGCCCAACCCTTCACTCAG ATAACTCCTCCAGCAGAGCGGGAGCCCAGCAGGGtagcagctcctcctgctgctgctgtagctgctctCAAGCTACCAACACCAAGTATAAAGAAGGCCTTCAgtctgcag gttaGCATGGAGCCGTCAGTGTTCCTGGAGGTGGAGAACGAGGTGACGGTGGTTGCAGGTTCAAGGCTCAGCCAGCTGCGATGCTCCAGAGACGGACGAGACTGGAACACACTGCTGCCCAGCTCAGTGGTCACTGCTGCAGGGAGCAG TGACGTCCTCGCCGTCGCCTGTCAGGACAGgatgttgtctgttttctcttcctgtggGAGGCGACTCCTTCCGGCCATCCAGCTGGCCACACCTGTGTCAGCTCTGCACTGCTCCGCCCACTTCGTCATGGTTCTGACTGCTGGAGCAACGCTGTCCGTATG ggaCGTTCAGAAACAGAAGGCTCTGGTGAAGAACGAGTCTCTGCTTACAATTTTATCTG GTGCTGACATCACAGTGTCTCAGTCTCTGCTGACTCAGCAGGGCGTTCCAGTCATTGGACTGTCCAATGGGAAGTCTTATTGTTTCAGCTCGTCACTGGAGACATG GACTCTGATAGCAGATAATGGAGACTCTCTAGTCCAGTGTGCTGACTTCAGGAGCTGCCTACCTACCCACGATGCACCTGTGTCTTCAGGACCACTTGCTGTCATGCAGGGCCGAAACCTCAA TGCTGGTCGGCTGGCATCCCGCCTCTCGTCCACCCCCCATCACCTGCAGCAGAGCATGACACTGGCCTTCCTGGAGAACCAGCAGGCGGCTGCTCTGACTCTGCAGTCGGCGCAGGAGTATCGCTACTGGCTGCTCATCTACGCACGTTTCCTTGTCAACGAAG gCTCAGAGTATCGCCTCAGAGAACTGTGTAAAGAGCTGCTGGGTCCCGTCCACAAATCAGCAGCTACAGCCTGGGAGCCCACCACTCTG
- the slc2a8 gene encoding solute carrier family 2, facilitated glucose transporter member 8: MDIQSERRRLLDAEGGDEDPTGLMSEQDAYLSKVKNKNLYLATFASVLGPMSFGFVLGYSSPVIPELTRISDPRLRLDSIQASWFGSIVTVGAALGGLLGGWMVDKIGRKLSLMFCSLPFVFGFTIIIAAQNVWMLYIGRVLTGLASGVTSLVVPLYISEMAHERVRGFLGSCVQLMVVLGIMGVYLAGLFLDWRWLAICSSIPPTLMMVCMCFMPETPRFLLSQGKRREAEEALRFLRGPDAPVEWECARIEEACDEQGSSFHMSDLKDPGVYKPLVIGFMLMIFQQMTGINAIMFYAENIFEQAHFKESDLASVIVGLIQVVFTGVAALIMDKAGRKILLIISGIAMAISTTAFGVYFYLMSKLHTPTVSLSVLMLDIQSKAAEEPHANLAWLALASMAVFITGFALGWGPIPWLVMSEIFPHKVRGFASAVCVLTNWGLAFIVTKTFQDMMTLLTSAGTFWLFASMCVLNVIFTIAFIPETKGKTLEQIEATFRGTSGP, from the exons ATGGACATCCAGAGCGAGAGGAGAAGGCTTCTGGATGCGGAGGGTGGAGATGAGGATCCTACAGGACTCATGTCTGAGCAGGATGCTTATCTGAG tAAAGTGAAGAACAAGAACTTGTACCTGGCGACATTTGCGTCCGTTCTGGGTCCCATGAGCTTCGGGTTCGTGCTGGGGTACAGCTCTCCTGTCATCCCCGAACTGACCAGAATCAGTGACCCTCGGCTGCGACTGGACAGCATCCAGGCCTCCTGGTTTGGG TCCATAGTGACGGTGGGAGCAGCCTTAGGTGGCCTGCTGGGCGGATGGATGGTGGATAAGATCGGCAGGAAGCTCAGTCTGATGTTCTGCTCGCTGCCGTTCGTCTTCGgcttcaccatcatcatcgcaGCACAGAACGTGTGGATGCTTTACATTGGCAGAGTGCTCACCGGCCTCGCTAGCGGAGTCACGTCACTGGTGGTACCG CTATACATCTCTGAGATGGCCCACGAGCGGGTACGTGGGTTTTTAGGCTCCTGTGTGCAACTCATGGTGGTGCTTGGCATCATGGGAGTGTATCTTGCAG GTCTCTTCCTTGACTGGCGCTGGTTGGCGATCTGCAGCTCCATCCCTCCGACCCTGATGATGGTCTGCATGTGCTTCATGCCAGAGACGCCCCGCTTCCTGCTGTCACAGGGCAAGAGGCGGGAGGCTGAGGAGGCACTGCGCTTCCTGAGAGGACCTGATGCCCCCGTCGAATGGGAGTGCGCCCGCATCGAGGAAGCCTGTGAtgagcag ggCTCCAGTTTCCACATGTCCGATCTGAAAGATCCTGGTGTCTACAAGCCTCTGGTGATCGGTTTCATGCTGATGATTTTTCAGCAGATGACGGGGATCAATGCTATCATGTTCTACGCTGAGAACATATTTGAACAGGCACATTTTAAG GAGAGTGACCTGGCTTCAGTCATCGTGGGTCTGATACAGGTCGTCTTCACAGGAGTGGCAGCGCTGATCATGGACAAAGCAGGAAGGAAAATCCTTCTTATCATCTCAG GCATTGCCATGGCAATCAGCACCACAGCATTTGGGGTTTACTTTTACCTGATGTCCAAGCTTCACACCCCCACTGTGTCACTGAGCGTCTTGATGCTGGACATCCAGAGCAAGGCTGCTGAAGAACCCCATGCTAACTTGGCCTGGCTGGCCTTGGCCAGCATGGCTGTCTTCATCACAG GTTTTGCCCTTGGTTGGGGTCCAATCCCGTGGCTGGTCATGTCGGAGATTTTCCCCCATAAAGTGAGAGGGTTTGCCAGTGCTGTCTGCGTCCTCACCAACTGGGGCCTGGCATTCATCGTCACCAAAACATTCCAAGACATGATG ACTCTTCTAACCAGCGCTGGAACCTTCTGGCTGTTCGCCTCTATGTGCGTCCTCAACGTCATCTTCACTATCGCCTTTATCCCAGAAACTAAGGGCAAGACACTGGAGCAGATTGAAGCCACTTTCAGAGGGACATCAGGTCCGTGA
- the LOC119019156 gene encoding protein HIRA isoform X2, translated as MKLLKPSWVSHNGKPIFSVDIHPDGTKFATGGQGEDSGKVMIWNMAPVLREEDEKNENIPKMLCQMDNHLACVNCVRWSNNGLYLASGGDDKLVMVWKRAAFIGPSTVFGSSSKLANVEQWRCVTILRNHTGDVMDVAWSPHDVWLASCSVDNTIVIWNARKFPEMVTCLRGHTGLVKGLTWDPVGKYIASQADDHSLKVWRTVDWQMEANITKPFSECGGTTHVLRLSWSPDGQYLVSAHAMNNSGPTAQIVERDGWKTNMDFVGHRKAVTVVKFNPKIFKKKQKNGSSPKPSCPYCCCAVGSKDRSLSVWLTSLKRPLVVIHDLFDKSIMDISWTLTGLGMLVCSMDGTVAYLDFSLDELGDPLNEEEKNSIHQNIYGKSLAITSTEAQLSTTIIENPEMLKYQQERQNSAQANSGPGSAGPESSAPKLNSVMNGESLEDIRKNLLKKQVETRTADGRRRITPLCIAQLDTGDFSPALFNSAPILPSGSSMSNQLSSQLSSDSSPGPASSLGLRPTHDPMLTSPPPNSAVKGLEDNKDGVKPCLLLTSASKIEPMKALDSRFTERSKATPGVTAAISSIAGLMPLDRPKDGISALKDVKSKEDTSSDSEDKMAAINKNLSFSKRKPDLLMDGGEVVEKRKKGRPRKDKMAAPIAQPFTQITPPAEREPSRVAAPPAAAVAALKLPTPSIKKAFSLQVSMEPSVFLEVENEVTVVAGSRLSQLRCSRDGRDWNTLLPSSVVTAAGSSDVLAVACQDRMLSVFSSCGRRLLPAIQLATPVSALHCSAHFVMVLTAGATLSVWDVQKQKALVKNESLLTILSGADITVSQSLLTQQGVPVIGLSNGKSYCFSSSLETWTLIADNGDSLVQCADFRSCLPTHDAPVSSGPLAVMQGRNLNAGRLASRLSSTPHHLQQSMTLAFLENQQAAALTLQSAQEYRYWLLIYARFLVNEGSEYRLRELCKELLGPVHKSAATAWEPTTLGLRKRELLREVLPVIGENLRFQRLFTEYQDQLELLRNK; from the exons ATGAAGCTGCTGAAGCCGAGCTGGGTGAGCCACAACG GCAAACCCATATTTTCAGTTGACATCCACCCTGATGGGACAAAATTTGCAACTGGTGGCCAAG GAGAGGACTCTGGCAAGGTGATGATATGGAACATGGCACCAGTactcagagaggaggatgagaagaatGAGAATATTCCCAAAATGCTTTGCCAGATGGACAATCACCTAG catgTGTGAACTGTGTGCGTTGGTCCAACAATGGGCTGTACCTGGCATCAGGAGGAGATGACAAGCTGGTCATGGTGTGGAAGAGAGCTGC gTTCATTGGTCCGAGCACAGTGTTCGGGTCAAGCAGTAAGCTGGCCAATGTGGAGCAGTGGAGGTGTGTCACTATCCTGAGGAACCACACAGGAG ATGTGATGGACGTGGCGTGGTCTCCTCATGATGTGTGGCTGGCCTCCTGCAGCGTGGACAACACTATCGTCATCTGGAATGCTCGCAAATTTCCTG AAATGGTGACGTGTCTGCGAGGACACACTGGGCTGGTCAAAGGTCTAACGTGGGATCCAGTGGGGAAGTACATCGCCTCCCAGGCCGATGATCACAGCCTCAAAGTGTGGAGGACAGTGGACTGGCAGATGGAGGCTAACATCACAAAACCGTTCAGCGAG TGTGGCGGGACGACCCACGTCCTCCGTCTGTCTTGGTCTCCTGACGGTCAGTACCTGGTATCAGCCCATGCCATGAACAACTCTGGTCCCACCGCTCAGATCGTGGAGAGAGACGGCTGGAAGACTAATATGGACTTTGTAGGCCACCGTAAAGCTGTCACTGTGGTG AAATTCAACCCAAAGATTTttaagaagaaacagaagaacgGCAGCTCTCCAAAACCCAGCTGTCCATATTGCTGCTGCGCTGTTGGCAGCAAAGACCGATCGCTCTCCGTCTGG cTGACCTCTCTGAAACGCCCTCTGGTGGTCATCCATGATCTGTTTGATAAATCAATCATGGACATTTCATG GACCCTGACAGGTCTGGGGATGTTGGTGTGTTCGATGGACGGCACTGTGGCCTACCTGGACTTCTCTCTGGATGAACTGGGAGACCCGCtgaatgaggaggagaag AACAGCATCCATCAGAACATCTACGGTAAGAGTCTGGCTATAACCAGCACCGAGGCTCAGCTGTCCACCACCATCATCGAGAACCCCGAGATGCTCAAATATCAGCAGGAGCGACAGAACTCGGCCCAGGCCAACTCTGGACCGGGCAGTGCTGGGCCCGAATCCTCAGCCCCAAAACTCAACAGTGTGATGAACGGAGAGTCTCTGGAGGATATCAGGAAG AACCTTCTGAAGAAGCAGGTGGAGACGAGAACCGCAGATGGCAGAAGACGAATCACGCCACTCTGTATCGCTCAGCTGGACACTGG GGATTTCTCGCCAGCTCTGTTCAACAGTGCTCCCATCCTGCCCTCTGGCTCCTCCATGTCCaaccagctctcctctcagctcagctctgacTCCAGCCCTGGACCGGCCTCTTCTCTGGGGCTCAGACCCACCCACGACCCTATGCTCACCTCGCCTCCACCCAACAGCGCCGTCAAGGGCCTGGAGGACAACAAGGATGG TGTGAAACCGTGTCTACTGCTCACATCAGCCTCCAAAATCGAACCAATGAAAGCTTTGGACTCTAGGTTCACAGAGAGGTCAAAGGCTACACCAGGGGTCACAGCCGCCATCTCCTCCATTGCTGGACTCATGCCTCTGGACAG GCCAAAAGACGGCATCTCTGCCCTGAAAGATGTAAAATCGAAAGAAGACACAAGTAGCGACAGCGAAGACAAGATGGCTGCCATCAACAAAAACCTGTCCTTTAGCAAGCGGAAACCCGATCTGCTGATGGACGGAGGAGAGGtggtggagaagaggaagaagggacGGCCCAGGAAAGACAAGATGGCTGCTCCCATTGCCCAACCCTTCACTCAG ATAACTCCTCCAGCAGAGCGGGAGCCCAGCAGGGtagcagctcctcctgctgctgctgtagctgctctCAAGCTACCAACACCAAGTATAAAGAAGGCCTTCAgtctgcag gttaGCATGGAGCCGTCAGTGTTCCTGGAGGTGGAGAACGAGGTGACGGTGGTTGCAGGTTCAAGGCTCAGCCAGCTGCGATGCTCCAGAGACGGACGAGACTGGAACACACTGCTGCCCAGCTCAGTGGTCACTGCTGCAGGGAGCAG TGACGTCCTCGCCGTCGCCTGTCAGGACAGgatgttgtctgttttctcttcctgtggGAGGCGACTCCTTCCGGCCATCCAGCTGGCCACACCTGTGTCAGCTCTGCACTGCTCCGCCCACTTCGTCATGGTTCTGACTGCTGGAGCAACGCTGTCCGTATG ggaCGTTCAGAAACAGAAGGCTCTGGTGAAGAACGAGTCTCTGCTTACAATTTTATCTG GTGCTGACATCACAGTGTCTCAGTCTCTGCTGACTCAGCAGGGCGTTCCAGTCATTGGACTGTCCAATGGGAAGTCTTATTGTTTCAGCTCGTCACTGGAGACATG GACTCTGATAGCAGATAATGGAGACTCTCTAGTCCAGTGTGCTGACTTCAGGAGCTGCCTACCTACCCACGATGCACCTGTGTCTTCAGGACCACTTGCTGTCATGCAGGGCCGAAACCTCAA TGCTGGTCGGCTGGCATCCCGCCTCTCGTCCACCCCCCATCACCTGCAGCAGAGCATGACACTGGCCTTCCTGGAGAACCAGCAGGCGGCTGCTCTGACTCTGCAGTCGGCGCAGGAGTATCGCTACTGGCTGCTCATCTACGCACGTTTCCTTGTCAACGAAG gCTCAGAGTATCGCCTCAGAGAACTGTGTAAAGAGCTGCTGGGTCCCGTCCACAAATCAGCAGCTACAGCCTGGGAGCCCACCACTCTG